A stretch of Fusarium poae strain DAOMC 252244 chromosome 2, whole genome shotgun sequence DNA encodes these proteins:
- a CDS encoding hypothetical protein (TransMembrane:12 (i21-47o83-105i156-175o181-203i258-282o302-330i723-752o772-797i838-865o871-892i954-975o990-1011i)) translates to MSLRSFFSYFQLLFYANPTWIDILLLIVGTLTACAAGAPFPLMGIIFGQLVNDLNTASCDNGEVVSQYSSKELQDSINKKVVMITWIGVISFALIYTYIVSWSIFSRRLENRIRDRYFMSILLQDATFFDKRQAGEITSRLNVDIQAIQSGTSEKVGIIMGCTSFFVSSYVVAFVKNTTLAGILVSLVPAFMLLAIVGSMFTAKFATAMSGKIASASSIASEVLANIPVVQAFGAGPRLEAIFAERMKGARKQGINKAFIAALQAGLLYFIAYSANALAFWQGSGQIADMVEGNGDASVGDIYTVILLLVDACVVLGGIAPLLPLVGAAVGSFEKLREDMDSPAAINTGSDNGEKLSSVEGTMSFRNVSFAYVSRPHHNVLNNVSFECPAGKHTALVGLSGSGKSTVAGLTSRIYDPTEGTVLLDGHDVKDLNVKGLRSHMSLVQQEPSLLDRSIVENIALGILNSAQSEHERFKATILGTDLAKLSTKLRQGESLATAAQSFGQEMVDLVDRVQEAARLADASGFVERLEYGYGTLVGTGGKLVSGGQRQRLALARALIRDPKILILDEATASLDSASEHRIQMAIESIAKNRTVIAIAHRLSTIKNADNIIVMNNGEIIEQGNHLELMTLNGSYASMVRLQTVDSEDAGSTTSTVRTDGVFSEKDSIVDLKVRDIEKEEADESKEDEAKEKDTAPEADAALDSNKSGWVVTKTIGGMVRPYLLLITVCLSAATIVGLTFSSSGLILGYTIDNLSPCNPAENIRWAGKFFGGMWFLIACVELLANTTSWTGFGIVAEKLLYKIRVLCFRSLYEQDLDWHQSEGRTPTALLSVITSDAAAVGGFSGSIIGTIFSIMVNFLVAIILSHILAWKIAIVCLVIVPILLGCGIMQLRSLSKFERRHAGAFSGAVGIANEAVNSFKTISSLSIEEEVMSSYRRALRAPRKEITLASMYANLWLSLANSTGNLIYAFAYWWGSTRITAGEASQREFFIILICMLVSAQLWGQMFSLAPEVSRARAAASRILSLINLGSSKDEAKKGKLTLALENTKRDVEARADAPAKSSGGKGATIVFKNVKFSYPARPHIQILTGMSFAISAGQFVGLVGPSGAGKSTIMSLVQRMYRPTGGSVEIDGVDICAREGTEFRNDIAVVPQDCALFDGTIRFNVALGSTPDHEPTDEEIYEACKLANIHNVIMELPDGYDTECGPNGSRLSGGQRQRLAIARALVRKPKLLLLDESTSALDAESERALQEGLERVARGITVIAITHRLHTVRKADIIFMIEGGKVVERGRHEELVERSETYRTNALQQMLGN, encoded by the exons ATGGATTGGCGTGATCAGCTTTGCGCTAATTTACACGTATATTGTGTCTTGGTCAATCTTTAGTCGCCGTCTCGAGAACCGCATTCGTGATCGCTACTTTATGAGCATCCTGTTACAAGATGCTACCTTCTTTGACAAGAGGCAGGCTGGAGAAATTACTTCCCGCCTCAATGTCGATATCCAGGCAATTCAGTCTGGTACTTCGGAAAAGGTCGGTATCATCATGGGATGTACATCATTCTTCGTCTCGTCGTACGTTGTTGCGTTTGTCAAGAATACTACACTCGCAGGTATTCTTGTATCACTCGTGCCGGCTTTCATGTTGCTTGCCATTGTGGGAAGCATGTTTACCGCAAAGTTTGCAACGGCCATGTCCGGAAAGATCGCATCTGCCTCATCAATCGCCTCAGAAGTCCTGGCCAACATTCCTGTTGTCCAGGCTTTTGGCGCCGGTCCTCGACTTGAGGCTATCTTTGCCGAGAGAATGAAGGGAGCACGAAAGCAAGGAATCAACAAGGCTTTTATTGCTGCTCTCCAAGCTGGATTGCTTTACTTTATTGCCTACTCTGCCAATGCTCTTGCTTTCTGGCAGGGTAGTGGGCAAATTGCTGACATGGTTGAGGGCAACGGCGATGCCTCTGTTGGTGATATTTATACTGTCATTCTCTTGCTAGTTGATG CTTGTGTTGTTCTTGGTGGTATCGCCCCTTTGTTGCCTCTCGTTGGGGCGGCTGTTGGGTCTTTTGAAAAACTTCGAGAAGATATGGACAGCCCAGCTGCCATCAACACAGGGTCCGATAATGGAGAGAAGCTCTCATCAGTCGAAGGAACCATGTCTTTCAGAAACGTCTCCTTTGCTTATGTTTCAAGACCTCACCACAACGTGCTGAATAATGTCTCCTTCGAATGTCCTGCTGGTAAGCACACTGCTCTTGTAGGTCTTTCTGGTAGTGGTAAATCTACCGTTGCCGGTTTAACATCCCGAATTTATGATCCCACCGAGGGCACAGTTCTTCTCGATGGGCACGATGTCAAGGACCTTAACGTCAAGGGCCTGAGAAGTCACATGAGTCTTGTACAGCAAGAGCCCTCTCTTCTGGACCGGTCTATCGTTGAGAACATTGCCCTTGGTATACTGAACTCAGCTCAATCTGAACATGAGAGATTCAAAGCCACGATTCTAGGCACTGACCTTGCGAAGCTTTCCACCAAGCTCCGTCAGGGTGAGAGTTTGGCAACAGCAGCGCAAAGTTTCGGTCAGGAGATGGTTGATCTGGTTGATCGTGTTCAGGAAGCTGCTCGACTTGCCGATGCATCTGGCTTCGTTGAAAGACTTGAGTATGGTTACGGAACACTGGTTGGTACTGGCGGAAAGCTAGTAAGTGGTGGTCAACGACAACGTCTTGCACTCGCTCGAGCTTTGATACGTGATCCCAaaatcctcatcctcgacgAGGCTACCGCTTCTCTCGACTCGGCAAGCGAGCACCGCATCCAGATGGCTATCGAATCCATCGCCAAGAATCGCACGGTCATTGCAATTGCTCATCGTCTATCCACTATCAAGAACGCTGACAACATCATCGTTATGAATAATGGTGAAATCATAGAACAAGGCAATCATCTTGAACTGATGACTTTGAACGGCTCATATGCTAGTATGGTACGCTTGCAAACAGTTGACTCAGAGGATGCTGGATCTACTACAAGCACTGTCCGAACCGACGGTGTCTTCTCTGAGAAAGATTCTATTGTAGACCTAAAGGTCAGGGatatagaaaaagaagaggcaGATGAGTCCAAAGAGGACGAAGCTAAAGAGAAAGACACAGCTCCTGAGGCAGATGCTGCTCTCGACTCGAACAAATCTGGGTGGGTCGTTACCAAGACTATTGGCGGCATGGTACGACCATATCTCCTCCTCATTACCGTCTGTCTCTCTGCTGCCACTATTGTTGGGCTCACTTTCTCATCATCCGGTCTAATCTTGGGTTATACCATCGACAACCTAAGCCCCTGCAACCCCGCTGAAAATATCCGCTGGGCAGGCAAGTTCTTTGGAGGCATGTGGTTTCTAATCGCTTGTGTCGAGCTGTTGGCCAACACGACAAGCTGGACCGGCTTCGGCATTGTCGCAGAGAAGTTGCTATACAAGATCCGTGTCCTTTGCTTCCGCTCTTTGTATGAACAGGACCTTGATTGGCATCAGTCAGAAGGCCGTACACCAACTGCACTTCTGTCTGTCATTACTTCGGATGCTGCAGCTGTTGGCGGATTCAGCGGCTCCATTATTGGCACAATTTTCTCTATCATGGTTAACTTCTTGGTTGCCATCATCCTGTCACATATTCTTGCTTGGAAAATTGCCATTGTCTGCCTGGTCATTGTGCCTATCCTTCTTGGCTGTGGCATTATGCAACTCCGATCTCTTTCCAAGTTTGAACGTCGTCACGCCGGGGCTTTCTCTGGAGCCGTTGGTATAGCAAATGAGGCCGTGAACTCGTTCAAGACCATTTCTTCCTTGTCCATTGAAGAGGAGGTGATGAGCTCTTACCGCCGTGCTCTCAGGGCGCCTCGGAAAGAGATAACTCTGGCCTCTATGTACGCCAACTTATGGCTTTCCCTGGCTAACAGCACCGGGAACCTGATATATGCCTTTGCGTACTGGTGGGGGTCAACACGAATTACTGCAGGAGAGGCTAGCCAGAGGGAGTTCTTCATAATTCTCATCTGCATGCTTGTTAGTGCACAGCTTTGGGGCCAGATGTTCAGTCTTGCGCCTGAAGTATCTCGAGCCAGGGCTGCGGCTTCGCGCATTCTGAGTTTGATCAACCTCGGATCTTCCAAGGACGAAGCCAAAAAAGGCAAGCTTACACTTGCTCTCGAGAATACAAAAAGAGATGTCGAAGCCCGTGCTGATGCTCCTGCGAAGAGCAGCGGGGGCAAGGGTGCGACCATCGTTTTCAAAAATGTCAAATTCTCATACCCAGCTCGGCCTCACATTCAGATATTGACAGGCATGTCCTTCGCCATTTCTGCAGGTCAGTTTGTTGGTCTCGTAGGACCTTCCGGCGCTGGCAAATCAACCATCATGTCGCTGGTCCAACGCATGTATAGACCAACAGGTGGAAGTGTTGAGATTGATGGCGTTGATATTTGCGCACGCGAAGGAACTGAGTTCCGCAACGATATAGCAGTTGTTCCTCAAGACTGTGCTCTCTTTGACGGAACAATCCGATTCAATGTCGCGCTGGGCTCAACCCCTGATCACGAGCCCACAGACGAAGAGATATATGAAGCTTGCAAGCTAGCCAACATCCACAACGTTATCATGGAGTTGCCCGACGGTTATGATACCGAATGTGGGCCTAACGGCTCGCGGCTCTCTGGCGGTCAGCGTCAACGTCTAGCGATTGCGCGTGCGCTTGTACGTAAACCTAAGCTACTCCTCCTTGACGAAAGCACGAGTGCACTAGATGCCGAGAGTGAACGAGCCCTGCAAGAGGGACTAGAGCGTGTAGCACGTGGTATCACTGTCATTGCCATCACACATAGGCTTCACACGGTGCGCAAGGCGGATATCATCTTTATGATTGAGGGAGGTAAGGTCGTGGAAAGGGGTCGACATGAGGAATTGGTGGAAAGGAGCGAGACATATCGCACAAATGCCCTGCAGCAGATGCTGGGGAACTAA
- a CDS encoding hypothetical protein (TransMembrane:12 (o486-508i520-551o571-597i622-649o661-680i701-727o747-765i777-794o800-819i840-873o885-907i928-951o)~BUSCO:6701at5125): MPFVTGFKVATIPSPSSLDNPSSAPGVAPTTIQTRLEHAYSTRGGSAAASLLDDPDPAPRQQYQRDTTANTSEQFELVDYPPIQARRDAADREARRKAKRDEKRRWLQEQDEMKFSHSIQFNAVPDWSSHYIAYSNLKKLIYHLEKTAHQARGSTGDAESRPLINQEDAEEVFSRALGVELEKICSFYVSKEGELLEEATQLLRDVGDEAEDAIADNRYLRRLSVSSANNRGRNGIRSRSPRSRSSDNEESGSEEEDETTGLTTRRRSSGGRRRTLPVINKPRSEDMNASTDLGRDMRRLSTAGDENEENLMFSSGMFSSAIMLKKRIIGLYVSLCELKSFIQLNRTGFTKVLKKFDKILDKELKGPYLRAHVETAYPFKDETKRVLEENIAKMEKAFAEIVTGGDEALARKDLRSHLREHVVWERNTVWRDLIGIERRAEAAGLGQALLGQERGNVTRRLQGDEAKGAQVTQIRTPFGKIALPPWLASTSLWTLIACLTVFALLLLLPIMEKPEQQNCLAMLVFVSLLWATETIPLFVTSLLIPFLSVVLNVVRDETPGKPQKRLGSKEATSAIFAAMWTPVIMLLLGGFTLAAALSKCTIDKRLATLVLSKAGTQPKTVLIANMFVAAFASMLISNVAAPVLCYSIIEPMLRTLPSDSNMSKAVIIGIALASNIGGMLSPIASPQNVVAMGIMQPAPTWLQWFFIVIPVGAVSIVLIWLLLLVTFQPGKGTTIAPIRPVKEKFTALQWFVTIVTISTIALWCASHQLEAEFGDMGVIAIIPIVLFFGIGLLTKEDFNNFPWTIIILAAGGLSLGKAVRSSGLLHTLAEIVSDKVEGMSLYGVLVVFSTLILVIATFISHTVAALIFLPLVFDVGAAMDQPHPNLLVMGGVLMCSAAMGLPTSGFPNMTAIMKEDPFGQRYLQVKHFISRGVPSSLITLVVVITLGYGVMQVAGLD; the protein is encoded by the exons ATGCCGTTCGTCACCG GCTTCAAAGTCGCAACCATTCCCTCTCCATCATCCCTCGATAATCCCTCCTCTGCTCCTGGCGTTGCCCCTACTACAATTCAAACCCGCCTCGAACACGCCTATTCGACCCGAGGAGGGAGTGCTGCTGCCTCTCTGTTAGACGACCCAGACCCGGCACCACGACAGCAGTATCAACGCGACACTACCGCAAATACGAGTGAGCAATTCGAGCTTGTTGATTACCCTCCCATCCAGGCTCGACGAGACGCTGCAGATCGCGAAGCTAGAAGAAAAGCGAAACGAGACGAAAAGCGTCGCTGgcttcaagaacaagacgAGATGAAGTTCTCACACAGTATCCAGTTCAATGCTGTTCCCGATTGGAGCAGCCATTACATTGCTTACAGCAACCTCAAGAAGCT GATTTATCATCTTGAAAAGACCGCCCATCAAGCTCGCGGAAGTACTGGTGACGCCGAGTCACGACCTCTTATCAACCAAGAAGATGCCGAAGAAGTTTTCTCTAGGGCCCTGGGCGTCGAGCTGGAAAAGATTTGCTCGTTCTAtgtctccaaggaaggcgagCTTCTCGAAGAGGCTACACAACTCTTACGCGACGTTGGTGACGAGGCAGAAGATGCTATCGCTGACAATCGCTACCTGCGCCGACTCTCTGTATCGTCTGCCAATAATCGAGGTCGAAACGGTATCCGCTCGAGAAGCCCGAGAAGTCGTAGCAGCGACAACGAAGAGAGCGGTagtgaggaagaagatgagaCTACTGGTCTGACAACAAGGCGACGAAGCAGTGGAGGCAGAAGGCGAACCCTCCCCGTCATAAATAAGCCGCGCTCTGAGGATATGAATGCCTCCACCGATTTGGGCCGAGATATGAGGAGGCTCAGCACTGCTGGGGATGAAAATGAGGAAAACCTCATGTTCTCCTCAGGCATGTTTTCATCGGCCATTATGCTCAAGAAGCGCATTATTGGCCTATACGTATCGCTCTGCGAGCTCAAATCATTCATCCAACTCAACCGGACCGGTTTCACCAAGGTACTGAAGAAGTTTGACAAGATTCTcgacaaggagttgaaggGGCCATACCTAAGAGCCCACGTCGAGACTGCCTACCCGTTTAAGGACGAAACTAAGCGCGTGCTTGAGGAGAACATCGCCAAGATGGAGAAGGCCTTCGCTGAGATTGTCACGGGCGGAGATGAAGCGCTGGCCCGCAAGGATCTTCGTTCGCATCTTAGAGAACACGTTGTCTGGGAGCGCAATACCGTCTGGCGAGATCTTATTGGCATTGAGCGAAGAGCCGAGGCGGCTGGCTTGGGGCAGGCGCTTCTCGGTCAAGAAAGAGGCAATGTGACAAGGAGGTTGCAGGGCGACGAGGCCAAGGGAGCTCAGGTCACGCAGATCCGCACGCCTTTCGGGAAGATCGCTTTGCCTCCATGGCTTGCCAGTACTTCTCTTTGGACACTGATTGCATGTTTAACCGTGTTTGCCCTGCTGCTCTTGCTCCCTATCATGGAGAAGCCCGAGCAGCAGAACTGTCTGGCAATGCTTGTTTTTGTCAGTCTATTATGGGCCACCGAG ACCATCCCTCTCTTCGTGACTTCGCTACTGATTCCTTTCCTCTCTGTGGTCTTGAACGTGGTGCGCGATGAGACCCCTGGCAAGCCTCAGAAGCGTCTTGGCTCCAAAGAAGCTACTTCCGCTATCTTCGCTGCTATGTGGACGCCTGTCATCATGCTTCTCCTCGGCGGTTTTACCCTAGCAGCGGCTTTGTCCAAATGCACTATTGACAAGCGACTGGCTACGCTTGTCCTTAGCAAAGCTGGAACACAGCCAAAGACTGTCCTGATCGCCAACATGTTCGTGGCTGCTTTTGCTTCTATGTTGATCAGCAATGTTGCTGCTCCTGTCCTGTGTTATTCTATTATCGAG CCCATGCTTCGAACCCTGCCATCTGATTCCAACATGTCAAAGGCGGTCATTATCGGCATTGCCCTCGCTTCCAACATCGGCGGAATGCTGTCTCCCATTGCATCTCCACAGAACGTCGTGGCCATGGGTATCATGCAGCCCGCACCTACGTGGCTCCAGTGGTTCTTTATTGTCATCCCTGTTGGAGCTGTATCTATCGTTCTGATCtggcttctccttctcgttACATTCCAGCCAGGCAAGGGCACGACAATTGCGCCCATTCGCCCTGTCAAGGAAAAGTTCACTGCCTTGCAGTGGTTTGTCACTATTGTCACCATTTCTACCATCGCCTTGTGGTGCGCCAGCCACCAACTTGAGGCTGAGTTTGGAGACATGGGCGTCATTGCCATTATTCCTATCGTTCTCTTCTTTGGCATCGGTCTGTTGACCAAGGAGGATTTCAACAACTTCCCGTggaccatcatcatcctggCTGCTGGTGGATTGTCCCTGGGTAAAGCTGTTCGGTCCTCTGGTCTTCTGCATACTCTTGCCGAGATTGTTTCCGACAAGGTGGAAGGCATGAGTTTGTATGGTGTGTTGGTTGTCTTCTCCACTCTAATCTTGGTCATCGCAACCTTTATCAGCCACACTGTCGCTGCTCTAATCTTCCTCCCCCTTGTCTTCGATGTCGGTGCTGCCATGGATCAGCCTCACCCCAACCTCCTCGTCATGGGTGGTGTTCTCATGTGCAGTGCCGCTATGGGCTTGCCCACCAGTGGTTTCCCCAATATGA CTGCAATCATGAAGGAAGACCCCTTCGGTCAGCGATATTTGCAGGTCAAGCACTTTATTAGCCGTGGTGTACCCAGCAGTCTCATCACTCTTGTTGTGGTGATAACTCTTGGGTATGGAGTTATGCAAGTCGCTGGACTTGACTAG
- a CDS encoding hypothetical protein (BUSCO:3406at5125), translating into MLSAFTARPIIELKQQTRAKIETILAHGDRVLVGLNNGALRIYRLNGLADPSQNGSADADANAATSPNGDSDTVPAKSTSPTDLMREVERFSTRAIEQLAIIKDANTIVCLSNYHVSFHDLKTYELIETLPRTKNASCFASTSNIVKDPDTGIPEIVSRLAVAVKRKLLLWSWLESELSEDVDEIVLAESIRSVTWASATKVVCGLNGGYVMVNVVTREVEDVVSPGSGPAAGQSSRFGAMSSASMGYMGLGGYMPKPLATKLAEGEILLAKDINTLFIDDDGKPLDRRQIPWQNAPESIGYSYPYILALQAPSKGSLEVRNPSTLSSLQNLSLPGAAQLHFPPPSYSLAHAGKGFHISSERCVWKMEATDYDSQIQELVDGGHLDEAISILEMLEDALLRNKTQTLREVKMLKAEGLFKKKKYRQAMDLFNEDDVHAPPERVLKMFPPSIAGELSAWAGREDEESQESDEAPATPKKTNGTRTSTPEPLSPTHGTPPSSKGGFARYLTGSYRRPQADTASIFSKKDAIDGDDIASVKETDLGDDQPLKDKDLTNAVLELNSYLAGTRARLQRVLDPITGNLKPRSERNGSTEEIAETFLRIGLDESEEQLQEELRNTFRLVDTTLFRAYMFSRPTLASSLFRIPNFCDPNVVNEKLLEHNRYNELVDFFYGKKLHKEALELLRRFGAAEKPDDAAPALHGPERTIEYLKNLPPSEIDLILEHAEWTLKASPAAALEIFIGDTENAETLPREKVVSFLHDIDTQLEGRYLEHIINELEDMTPDLHNRLVELFVENLTKMEQSDEWNEMMNRFVEFLRHEFLREPVQVYSLSKAFQLIPRDDPAFYEAQAVVLSKMGQHKQALEIYVFKMKDYQKAEQYCNRVNSTQDTTPPQQNTKSDTGDDPEKATPSIYHTLLSLYLQPSPPNQPNLEPALDLLSKHGSRLPATSTLGLIPDDIPVRSLESYFRGRIRSANSLVNESRIVAGLRQAEGVSIAARLHLGDHVQGGQGGRNRHVAITDERHCVVCHKKLGGGMRIGGSVVAVLPDNTVVHYGCLNRATGNKVDATRAPSWGRGF; encoded by the exons ATGCTCTCCGCCTTTACAGCCCGCCCTATAATCGAGCTCAAACAACAAACGAGAGCAAAGATTGAGACGATTCTTGCCCATG GTGACCGCGTTCTCGTCGGTCTTAACAATGGCGCCCTCCGGATTTACCGTCTAAACGGTCTCGCCGATCCATCACAGAACGGCTCTGCCGATGCAGATGCCAATGCCGCAACATCCCCGAATGGCGATAGCGATACTGTTCCAGCCAAATCGACGAGTCCAACAGATTTGATGCGAGAGGTTGAGCGCTTCTCAACACGAGCCATCGAGCAGCTTGCCATTATCAAAGACGCAAATACGATAGTTTGTCTGTCAAACTACCATGTTTCATTTCACGATTTAAAAACATACGAACTTATCGAGACTCTACCCCGAACCAAGAACGCAAGCTGCTTTGCGTCAACCTCAAATATTGTCAAGGATCCAGATACTGGTATCCCCGAGATTGTAAGCCGGTTGGCTGTTGCGGTCAAGAGGAAACTCTTGCTCTGGAGCTGGCTTGAGAGCGAACTTTCCGAGGATGTAGATGAAATTGTTTTAGCCGAGTCGATTCGGTCAGTAACATgggcgagtgcaacaaaggTGGTCTGTGGCTTGAACGGCGGATACGTCATGGTCAACGTGGTCACACgcgaagttgaagatgttgtGAGCCCTGGCTCGGGACCAGCAGCCGGACAGAGCAGTCGCTTTGGTGCGATGAGCAGTGCCAGTATGGGATATATGGGCTTGGGGGGATATATGCCCAAACCTTTGGCTACTAAGCTAGCGGAAGGTGAAATACTGCTTGCGAAAGATATAAACACATTATTTATCGACGACGATGGAAAGCCTCTCGATAGACGGCAAATTCCTTGGCAGAATGCCCCTGAATCCATAGGATACTCGTATCCTTATATTCTCGCTCTACAAGCCCCTTCGAAAGGCTCACTTGAAGTTCGAAATCCTTCGACTCTCTCGTCACTTCAAAATCTGTCACTACCTGGTGCAGCCCAGCTTCACTTTCCGCCACCATCCTACAGCTTAGCACATGCCGGCAAAGGTTTCCACATCTCAAGCGAACGGTGTGTTTGGAAGATGGAAGCGACAGATTACGACTCTCAAATACAAGAGCTTGTGGATGGTGGTCATTTAGACGAGGCAATCAGCATCTTGGAGATGCTAGAGGATGCTTTATTAAGAAACAAGACACAGACATTACGCGAAGTCAAAATGTTGAAGGCCGAAGGGTtgttcaagaagaagaaataccGCCAGGCTATGGATCTCTTCAATGAAGATGATGTACATGCGCCCCCTGAGCGGGTACTCAAAATGTTTCCTCCCTCGATCGCTGGAGAGCTATCTGCATGGGCAGGCCGCGAGGACGAAGAGAGTCAGGAATCAGACGAGGCCCCCGCAACTCCAAAGAAGACCAACGGCACACGTACCAGTACCCCTGAACCTCTCTCGCCAACACATGGAACTCCTCCATCTAGCAAAGGAGGGTTCGCCAGATATCTTACGGGCAGCTATAGGAGACCCCAGGCAGACACCGCGTCCATTTTCTCAAAGAAAGATGCaattgatggtgatgatatcGCTAGCGTGAAAGAGACTGACTTGGGCGACGATCAGCCTTTGAAAGACAAGGATTTGACCAACGCAGTTCTGGAATTGAACAGTTATCTTGCTGGAACCCGTGCTCGGTTACAGCGTGTCCTTGATCCGATCACTGGAAACTTGAAGCCTCGGAGCGAACGAAATGGCTCGACGGAAGAGATAGCAGAGACCTTCCTACGAATAGGACTCGATGAATCGGAAGAACAACTGCAAGAAGAGCTGCGAAATACGTTTCGTCTTGTCGATACAACATTGTTTCGAGCTTACATGTTCTCTCGGCCAACGTTGGCGAGCTCTTTGTTCCGAATTCCTAATTTCTGCGACCCTAATGTGGTAAATGAAAAGCTTTTGGAACACAATCGCTACAATGAGCTGGTGGATTTCTTCTACGGCAAGAAGCTACATAAAGAAGCTTTGGAGCTCCTGCGGCGCTTCGGTGCTGCTGAAAAGCCAGATGATGCCGCACCAGCACTTCATGGCCCGGAGCGCACCATTGAGTATCTCAAAAACCTACCGCCATCAGAAATCGATCTCATTCTCGAGCATGCAGAATGGACTCTTAAGGCCAGTCCTGCTGCTGCACTAGAAATTTTCATAGGGGATACCGAGAACGCCGAAACATTGCCACGGGAGAAAGTTGTGTCCTTCTTACATGATATTGATACACAGTTGGAAGGTCGGTACCTGGAACACATCATCAATGAGCTTGAAGATATGACGCCGGATCTCCATAACCGACTGGTTGAGCTCTTTGTAGAGAACTTGACCAAGATGGAGCAGAGTGACGAATGGAATGAGATGATGAATCGCTTTGTTGAGTTCCTGAGACACGAGTTCTTGAGAGAACCAGTGCAGGTTTACAGCCTCAGCAAGGCATTCCAACTGATTCCTCGTGACG ATCCTGCTTTCTACGAAGCACAGGCCGTGGTTTTGAGTAAGATGGGCCAGCACAAGCAGGCACTTGAGATTTACGTGTTCAAGATGAAGGACTACCAGAAAGCTGAACA ATACTGTAATCGAGTGAATTCTACTCAAGACACCACTCCACCTCAACAGAACACAAAGAGCGATACCGGAGATGATCCTGAGAAAGCTACGCCATCTATTTATCATACTCTGCTATCACTCTACCTTCAACCTTCACCACCCAACCAGCCTAACTTGGAACCAGCACTTGATCTGCTGTCCAAGCATGGATCACGCCTCCCAGCAACCTCAACCCTAGGACTGATTCCAGATGATATTCCTGTTCGGTCACTGGAATCTTATTTCCGAGGGCGCATCCGTTCAGCTAATAGCTTGGTAAATGAGTCGAGGATTGTTGCTGGTCTTCGACAAGCTGAGGGTGTCTCTATTGCAGCTCGGTTGCACCTTGGAGACCATGTACAAGGCGGGCAAGGTGGGCGAAATCGCCATGTCGCTATCACAGACGAGCGGCACTGCGTTGTATGCCACAAGAAACTCGGAGGAGGTATGCGCATTGGTGGAAGCGTCGTGGCCGTACTGCCGGATAATACGGTGGTGCACTATGGCTGTTTGAATCGGGCAACTGGGAACAAGGTAGACGCAACTCGGGCGCCAAGTTGGGGTCGGGGATTTTAG